One window of Leifsonia sp. AK011 genomic DNA carries:
- a CDS encoding GTPase encodes MSAGTLDARIEALRDIRELGTGREPEALLVRIDAVVARTEGRRALSADHTVVGLFGATGSGKSSLLNALVGSDIARSHVRRPTTSEPLAVTWEPAGAVPLLDWLEVRDRHVGEAPLDPRAPMLVLLDLPDFDSVELAHRQVAERLAGQVDVLVWVVDPQKYADAVLHADFLANYSRHGAVTLVVLNQVDLLPAADVGRVVDSLRGLLAADGLPSVRVLPVSAATGVGIDDLRGAIGALAAEKATITARLEADAAAIAAEIPAPGRPAKLPRSLESALTEQLAVAAGADTVAAAVAASYRKRSGQATGWPVVSWILRFRPDPLTRLGLRTRKGSDPDLHRTSMPAMNAGAQARVSLAVRSYADAAAEPLAENWRASIRDTASRALDRLPGALDLAIARAALPTRASWWWVLFSILQWVSVLAALAGVLWLLALALLPTIGITAPRVPVVEGWPLTTLLILGGVLLGVVLGIAGAALAGVVGAHRRRRARRSLLAQVDVVARDLVMTPISAELERATMFANALEKAAGGGKKVVR; translated from the coding sequence ATGAGCGCTGGCACCCTGGATGCGCGGATCGAAGCGCTCCGTGACATCCGTGAGCTCGGCACCGGTCGTGAGCCCGAGGCCCTTCTCGTGCGCATCGACGCCGTGGTGGCGCGCACCGAGGGTCGACGCGCACTCTCGGCCGACCACACGGTCGTGGGGCTGTTCGGGGCGACGGGGTCGGGCAAGTCGAGCCTGCTGAACGCCCTCGTGGGTAGTGACATCGCCCGCAGCCACGTTCGTCGCCCGACCACCTCGGAGCCCCTCGCCGTCACCTGGGAACCCGCGGGTGCCGTGCCCCTCCTCGACTGGCTCGAGGTGCGCGATCGCCACGTCGGAGAGGCACCGCTCGACCCGCGCGCGCCGATGCTCGTGCTTCTCGACCTCCCCGATTTCGATTCCGTGGAGCTCGCCCACCGACAGGTCGCCGAGCGCCTCGCGGGCCAGGTCGACGTGCTCGTGTGGGTCGTCGACCCCCAGAAGTACGCGGACGCTGTGCTGCACGCCGACTTCCTCGCCAACTACTCGCGCCACGGTGCCGTAACGCTTGTCGTGCTCAACCAGGTGGACCTGCTGCCCGCAGCCGATGTCGGCAGGGTGGTCGACTCGCTGCGCGGCCTGCTCGCGGCCGACGGCCTGCCATCGGTGCGCGTGCTGCCCGTGAGTGCCGCGACGGGTGTCGGCATCGACGACCTGCGCGGGGCGATCGGCGCGCTCGCCGCGGAGAAGGCCACCATCACCGCGCGCCTCGAGGCGGATGCCGCCGCCATCGCCGCGGAAATCCCGGCGCCCGGCCGCCCGGCCAAGCTCCCACGCTCCCTCGAATCCGCGCTGACCGAGCAGCTCGCCGTCGCGGCGGGGGCTGACACGGTCGCGGCGGCCGTCGCGGCCTCGTACCGCAAGCGCTCGGGACAGGCGACCGGCTGGCCCGTCGTCTCGTGGATCCTGCGGTTCCGCCCCGATCCGCTCACCCGTCTGGGTCTGAGGACCAGGAAGGGCAGCGACCCCGACCTCCATCGCACGAGCATGCCCGCCATGAACGCGGGCGCGCAGGCGCGCGTGTCACTCGCGGTGCGGAGCTACGCGGATGCCGCGGCCGAGCCCCTCGCGGAGAACTGGCGGGCGAGCATCCGCGACACCGCCTCCCGAGCGCTCGACCGGCTGCCGGGAGCGCTGGACCTCGCGATCGCGCGGGCGGCCCTGCCGACCCGTGCATCGTGGTGGTGGGTGCTCTTCTCCATCCTGCAGTGGGTATCGGTCCTCGCGGCGCTCGCCGGAGTGCTGTGGCTCCTCGCCCTCGCTCTTCTCCCCACCATCGGCATCACTGCCCCCAGAGTGCCCGTCGTCGAGGGATGGCCCCTCACAACGCTACTTATACTGGGAGGAGTTCTGCTCGGAGTCGTTCTGGGTATTGCGGGGGCCGCGCTCGCTGGGGTAGTCGGGGCGCACCGCAGGCGACGGGCTCGCAGATCTCTGTTGGCGCAGGTCGACGTGGTTGCACGCGATCTTGTGATGACTCCCATCTCCGCGGAATTGGAACGTGCGACCATGTTTGCGAATGCGCTCGAGAAGGCCGCCGGCGGCGGCAAGAAGGTGGTGAGGTAG
- a CDS encoding type II secretion system F family protein: MSFALGILGPLLLAAALPLFVLAVFPGRGTATASARPRVAHTAPPPFAPRALIQRMERNLQLAGLTNQWSLRTLVIAKLLLLLAGLGVAALLIWWQPSATIVIVGLVLVVGGYFVPDLIVYGRAKERQDTIQLELADTLDQILISVEAGLGLETAIDRAGRHGRGPLAAELARTVQDMRVGASRREAYSALAARTDVVDLQRFARAIMQADEYGVSIGQVVRTQAKDLRAKRRQRAEEKAMRVPVQVLFPLMFCILPVLFIIVLGPAAANLIRSFGAL, from the coding sequence ATGTCCTTCGCCCTCGGCATCCTCGGCCCGCTCCTCCTCGCAGCGGCGCTGCCGCTGTTCGTGCTCGCCGTGTTCCCGGGTCGCGGCACTGCAACCGCGAGCGCGCGGCCACGAGTTGCGCACACAGCGCCACCGCCGTTCGCGCCACGTGCGCTCATCCAGCGTATGGAACGCAACCTGCAGCTGGCCGGCCTCACGAACCAGTGGTCGCTGCGCACGCTCGTGATCGCCAAGCTCCTGCTCCTGCTCGCCGGTCTCGGTGTCGCTGCGCTCCTGATCTGGTGGCAGCCCTCGGCAACGATCGTGATCGTGGGCCTCGTACTTGTGGTCGGCGGCTACTTCGTGCCGGACCTCATCGTGTACGGGCGGGCCAAGGAGCGGCAGGACACCATCCAGCTCGAGCTCGCGGACACCCTCGACCAGATCCTCATCTCGGTCGAGGCCGGACTCGGGCTGGAGACGGCAATCGACCGGGCCGGCAGGCACGGGCGGGGGCCACTCGCAGCCGAACTGGCTCGCACCGTGCAGGACATGCGGGTCGGGGCATCCCGCCGCGAGGCGTACTCGGCCCTCGCCGCCCGCACCGACGTCGTGGACCTGCAGCGGTTCGCCCGCGCGATCATGCAGGCCGACGAGTACGGCGTCTCGATCGGCCAGGTCGTGCGTACCCAGGCGAAGGACCTGCGCGCGAAGCGTCGCCAGCGAGCCGAGGAGAAGGCGATGCGCGTACCGGTGCAGGTGCTGTTCCCCCTCATGTTCTGCATCCTGCCGGTGCTCTTCATCATCGTGCTGGGGCCGGCGGCGGCCAACCTCATCCGCTCGTTCGGGGCATTGTAG
- a CDS encoding NAD(P)/FAD-dependent oxidoreductase, translating into MNDVDVLVAGGGPVGLAAAIEARLAGLTVALVEPREGPIDKACGEGLMPGALPLLQRLGVDPAGMPLRGVSYRNASKRADHRFETGVGRGVRRTVLQSELADRASELGVRFVDGRVDGIEQDATGVSAAGVRASWLLACDGLHSGVRRTLGLDRPVRRGRRFGIRQHFEVAPWNDLIEVYWAEDAEVYVTPIAHDTVGIAMLGAQHADFDAVVRSIPELATALADAAPASTRRGAGPFRQRAARVRLGRVLLVGDASGYVDAITGEGLRLGIDQARVAVASLLGGAGYEREWRRVTRDFRVLTSGLVAAARSPLRGGIVPLAARLPRVYGAVVERLAR; encoded by the coding sequence GTGAACGACGTCGACGTGCTCGTCGCCGGTGGTGGACCCGTCGGGCTCGCCGCCGCGATCGAGGCGAGGCTCGCCGGACTCACCGTTGCCCTCGTGGAACCACGCGAGGGCCCCATCGACAAGGCGTGCGGCGAGGGGCTCATGCCCGGTGCGCTGCCGTTGCTCCAGCGGCTCGGTGTGGATCCCGCCGGGATGCCTCTGCGCGGAGTCAGCTACCGGAACGCGTCCAAGCGCGCCGACCACCGGTTCGAGACGGGCGTCGGGAGAGGGGTCCGTCGCACGGTGCTGCAGTCGGAGCTCGCCGACAGGGCCAGCGAGCTCGGCGTGCGCTTCGTGGACGGTCGGGTCGACGGCATCGAGCAGGATGCCACGGGCGTGAGCGCGGCGGGGGTGCGGGCATCCTGGCTCCTCGCCTGCGATGGCCTCCACTCGGGCGTGAGGCGCACGCTCGGGCTGGACCGGCCCGTGCGCCGCGGCAGGCGCTTCGGGATTCGACAGCACTTCGAGGTCGCGCCCTGGAACGATCTCATCGAGGTGTACTGGGCCGAGGACGCCGAGGTGTATGTCACCCCGATCGCCCACGACACTGTGGGCATCGCAATGCTCGGCGCGCAGCACGCCGACTTCGACGCCGTCGTGCGGTCGATCCCCGAGCTCGCTACAGCGCTCGCGGATGCCGCGCCCGCAAGCACTCGGCGCGGTGCCGGCCCGTTCCGGCAGCGGGCCGCGCGGGTGCGACTCGGGCGCGTGCTCCTCGTGGGAGACGCCTCCGGCTACGTCGACGCGATCACGGGTGAGGGACTCCGGCTCGGCATCGACCAGGCGCGCGTCGCGGTCGCCTCCCTCCTGGGCGGAGCCGGCTACGAGCGCGAGTGGAGGCGCGTGACACGCGACTTCCGCGTCCTGACGAGCGGGCTGGTTGCCGCAGCCCGCAGCCCCCTGCGCGGGGGCATCGTGCCGCTCGCCGCCCGGCTCCCGCGCGTCTACGGCGCAGTGGTCGAGCGGCTCGCGCGGTAG
- a CDS encoding transglycosylase domain-containing protein: MVRDTRPWYLRHHPAVRKPENAGVRVLKGVAGILSLSLLGGMLVALGAAPVVGVTGVVAASTTGIFEELPEYLVVDRPNERNTIWAQSTAPGNVNGYTPIATVYLQNRQAVDYDQISPFAIAAAIDGEDHRFYEHNGVDANSVMRAVLGNFVKSGVDSGASTITMQLVKNLFVQRALEQPTGVLRDAAYEEATAQSFERKLAEMKYAIGLEKRYTKQEIITAYLNISFFGDNTYGIEAAAQRYYGRAAKDLTLEQAASLIAIVQYPGERGLDNPDNFAANQKRRDVILHAMYDVGSITKDERDAALALPVDASTLAPVEGGSGCVNAKVEARWFCDYVVKNIENFEALGATPVERLENWRQGGYDLYTTLDLDIQTNAHNQTNFWAPGNEPGFALGAATTSVEVGSGRVLTMAENKTFDDSSAGGGAGTSAVNYNTSYAYGGSSGFQSGSTYKLFTLVAWLQAGHKLSDTVDGSARTVQQSAFVDTCADSRGPWGGPYPFKNDSGGGGAMSVASATAGSVNGAFISMALKLDLCAIRAAAEALGVERADGDPLWTNPSSVLGTNQVTPLSMAGAYAAIAAGGVYCKPIVLDKVVTPDNLELPGQTRDCRQAIAPEIAAQASIALQAVMTGGTGSASNPGDGIPVLGKTGTTDDSIQTWIVTSTTRVATAVWVGNTVGEFPLAQYVYADVAGNQLRHRIMAATLAVIDGKYGGGGLP; the protein is encoded by the coding sequence GTGGTGAGGGACACGAGGCCCTGGTACCTCCGACACCACCCGGCAGTGCGCAAGCCGGAGAACGCCGGCGTGCGCGTCCTGAAGGGCGTGGCCGGAATCCTCAGCCTCAGCCTGCTTGGCGGCATGCTCGTAGCGCTGGGCGCTGCGCCTGTCGTCGGCGTCACGGGTGTCGTCGCCGCGAGCACGACCGGCATCTTCGAGGAGCTGCCCGAGTACCTGGTCGTCGACCGCCCCAACGAGCGGAACACCATCTGGGCGCAGTCCACCGCGCCGGGCAACGTCAATGGCTACACCCCCATCGCGACCGTCTACCTGCAGAACCGCCAGGCCGTCGACTACGACCAGATCTCGCCGTTCGCGATCGCCGCGGCGATCGACGGTGAGGACCACCGGTTCTACGAGCACAACGGTGTCGACGCCAACTCCGTGATGCGTGCGGTGCTCGGCAACTTCGTCAAGAGCGGCGTCGACAGCGGTGCATCCACGATCACCATGCAGCTGGTCAAGAACCTCTTCGTGCAGCGCGCCCTCGAGCAGCCGACCGGCGTGCTGCGCGATGCCGCCTACGAGGAGGCGACCGCGCAGAGCTTCGAGCGCAAGCTCGCCGAGATGAAGTACGCGATCGGTCTCGAGAAGCGGTACACGAAGCAGGAGATCATCACCGCGTACCTGAACATCTCGTTCTTCGGGGATAACACTTACGGTATTGAGGCGGCGGCCCAGCGCTACTACGGTCGCGCGGCCAAGGACCTCACGCTCGAGCAGGCCGCGAGCCTCATCGCGATCGTGCAGTACCCGGGCGAGCGGGGTCTCGACAACCCGGACAACTTCGCCGCCAACCAGAAGCGCCGCGACGTGATCCTGCACGCCATGTACGACGTGGGCAGCATCACGAAGGACGAGCGCGATGCCGCTCTCGCCCTGCCGGTGGATGCCTCGACCCTCGCCCCCGTCGAGGGTGGCAGCGGCTGTGTCAACGCCAAGGTCGAGGCGCGCTGGTTCTGCGACTACGTCGTCAAGAACATCGAGAACTTCGAGGCACTGGGGGCGACGCCCGTCGAGCGCCTCGAAAACTGGCGTCAGGGCGGATACGACCTGTACACCACGCTCGATCTCGACATCCAGACGAACGCGCACAACCAGACCAACTTCTGGGCACCGGGCAATGAGCCGGGCTTCGCCCTCGGTGCGGCCACGACATCGGTCGAGGTCGGCTCCGGCCGCGTGCTCACGATGGCCGAGAACAAGACGTTCGACGACAGCAGTGCTGGCGGCGGGGCTGGCACCTCGGCGGTCAACTACAACACGTCGTACGCCTACGGCGGCTCCTCGGGCTTCCAGTCGGGCTCGACCTACAAACTCTTCACGCTCGTGGCCTGGCTGCAGGCCGGACACAAGCTCTCCGACACTGTGGACGGGTCGGCCCGAACGGTGCAGCAGTCCGCCTTCGTCGACACGTGTGCGGACAGCCGCGGCCCGTGGGGCGGGCCGTACCCGTTCAAGAACGACTCCGGCGGCGGCGGCGCGATGTCGGTGGCCTCGGCGACGGCAGGCTCTGTGAACGGTGCCTTCATCTCGATGGCCCTCAAGCTCGACCTGTGCGCCATCCGTGCCGCCGCTGAGGCGCTCGGCGTCGAGCGAGCAGACGGTGACCCGCTGTGGACCAACCCGTCGTCGGTGCTCGGCACCAACCAGGTCACCCCGCTCAGCATGGCTGGTGCGTACGCGGCCATCGCGGCCGGCGGCGTGTACTGCAAGCCGATCGTGCTCGACAAGGTGGTCACTCCCGACAACCTCGAGCTGCCCGGCCAGACGAGGGACTGTCGCCAGGCCATCGCGCCCGAGATCGCCGCTCAGGCGTCCATCGCGCTCCAGGCGGTCATGACGGGCGGCACCGGCTCTGCCTCGAACCCGGGCGATGGTATTCCGGTGCTCGGCAAGACCGGAACCACCGATGATTCCATCCAGACCTGGATCGTCACATCGACCACGCGTGTGGCGACGGCCGTGTGGGTCGGCAACACCGTGGGCGAGTTCCCGCTCGCGCAGTACGTCTACGCGGATGTCGCGGGCAACCAGTTGCGCCACCGCATCATGGCCGCGACCCTCGCCGTCATCGACGGCAAGTACGGCGGCGGCGGACTGCCGTAA
- a CDS encoding HAD hydrolase-like protein produces the protein MTSPYTCILFDLDGTIADSAPGITASLGHVFAELGLPVPSETELRAWVGPPLLDAFRDRAGMSPEESAVALAIYRDHYISRGTKSSPIFEGIPAVLKAIHTAGVPLSLATSKPEFPASVILDHGNLTQYFRVLSGASIDEIRSAKKDVISEAITRFRMVGVDVSRPIMVGDRDYDIEGAAANGIPSIFVEWGYGKPEEAKGSLTTVATPAELIPLLLG, from the coding sequence ATGACTAGCCCTTACACCTGCATCCTCTTCGACCTCGACGGCACCATCGCCGACTCGGCGCCAGGCATCACCGCGTCGCTCGGTCACGTCTTCGCGGAACTCGGGTTACCCGTCCCGAGCGAGACCGAACTGCGCGCGTGGGTGGGCCCGCCGCTGCTCGACGCCTTCCGCGACCGCGCCGGCATGAGCCCGGAGGAGTCGGCCGTCGCCCTCGCGATCTACCGCGACCACTACATCTCGCGCGGTACCAAGTCGAGCCCGATCTTCGAGGGGATCCCGGCGGTGCTCAAGGCGATCCACACCGCGGGGGTGCCACTCTCGCTCGCGACGTCGAAGCCCGAGTTCCCGGCATCCGTCATCCTCGACCACGGCAACCTCACGCAGTACTTCAGGGTGCTCTCCGGTGCGTCGATCGATGAGATCCGCTCGGCCAAGAAGGACGTGATCTCGGAGGCCATCACACGTTTCCGGATGGTCGGGGTCGATGTCTCGCGCCCGATCATGGTCGGCGACCGGGACTACGACATCGAGGGAGCAGCGGCCAATGGCATCCCGTCGATCTTCGTCGAGTGGGGCTACGGCAAGCCGGAAGAAGCCAAGGGTTCGCTGACGACGGTCGCGACCCCCGCCGAGCTCATCCCCCTGCTCCTCGGCTGA
- a CDS encoding isoprenylcysteine carboxyl methyltransferase family protein — MSVILYVAFVLATGGERIFELVVSKRNAAAAFARGGIEYGQRHFPWMVALHTGLLLSCIAEVVLLQRPFIPWLGWPMLVIAIACQAARYWIIASLGTQWNTRVIVVPGAGRVADRGLYRWFSHPNYVIVAVEGIALPLVHTAWITAIAFTVLNAVLLLGFRIPTENRALRQL; from the coding sequence GTGAGCGTGATCCTCTACGTCGCCTTCGTGCTCGCGACGGGAGGCGAGCGCATCTTCGAACTCGTCGTCTCGAAGCGTAATGCCGCCGCCGCGTTCGCCCGCGGAGGTATCGAGTACGGCCAGCGGCACTTCCCCTGGATGGTGGCGCTGCACACCGGCCTTCTGCTGTCGTGCATCGCGGAGGTCGTGCTGCTGCAGCGGCCGTTCATCCCGTGGCTCGGCTGGCCGATGCTCGTGATCGCTATCGCGTGCCAGGCGGCGCGGTACTGGATCATCGCCTCGCTCGGCACGCAGTGGAACACGCGCGTGATCGTCGTGCCGGGTGCTGGCCGGGTCGCGGATCGTGGTCTCTACCGCTGGTTCAGCCATCCCAACTACGTGATCGTGGCCGTCGAGGGCATCGCGCTCCCGCTCGTGCACACCGCGTGGATCACGGCGATCGCGTTCACGGTGCTCAACGCCGTGCTGCTGTTGGGATTCCGTATCCCCACCGAGAACCGGGCGCTGCGACAACTGTGA
- a CDS encoding MarR family winged helix-turn-helix transcriptional regulator: MTIVDTSIPDPLALDRQVCFALAATSRGVIGLYRPILEPLGLTHPQYLVMLALWERSPRTVRDLGETLLLEPATLSPLLKRLEEAGLITRRRNPADERALDVSLTDKGVALRSRAEAVPGQVVERLGMPLAELESIRDSLTALLDHLR; encoded by the coding sequence ATGACGATCGTCGATACGAGCATCCCGGATCCCCTCGCCCTCGACCGCCAGGTCTGCTTCGCCCTCGCCGCCACCTCGCGTGGAGTCATCGGGCTCTACCGCCCGATCCTCGAACCGCTGGGTCTCACGCACCCGCAGTACCTCGTGATGCTCGCGCTCTGGGAACGCAGCCCCCGCACCGTGCGCGACCTCGGCGAGACGCTGCTGCTCGAGCCCGCGACCCTGTCGCCCCTGCTCAAGCGTCTCGAGGAGGCAGGCCTCATCACGCGCCGCCGCAACCCTGCTGACGAGCGCGCCCTCGACGTGAGCCTCACCGACAAGGGTGTCGCCCTGCGCAGCAGGGCGGAGGCCGTCCCCGGTCAGGTCGTGGAGCGCCTCGGGATGCCACTGGCCGAGCTCGAATCGATCCGCGACTCGCTCACGGCTCTCCTCGACCACCTCCGCTGA
- a CDS encoding type III polyketide synthase — MSRIAAVAPVLPDYSYTQAEITAELAPLISAAPGKRAVLERMHAASGIGRRHTALPLERYRELGTFRETNDLFISCATDLAERALRTALAESGLEPPDVDFVMFTSVTGISAPSVDALLVQRLGLRADVKRLPSFGLGCVGGAAGLARVNDYLAGHPGEVGVLLSVELCSLTLQRDDETMANFVATGLFGDGAAAVVLVGDDRGEPGIRVVDTRSSFYPDSTEVIGWNVGGSGFEIVLTAGVADVIDRHFPAEVAAFLGDHGMTVQDVATWVAHPGGPRVLEAFERSLGVDRSEFAASWASLDKVGNLSSSAVLHVLADTIESGASGPGLLFALGPGVSAEFVLLELP, encoded by the coding sequence ATGAGTCGCATTGCAGCGGTCGCCCCCGTGCTGCCTGACTATTCGTACACGCAGGCTGAGATCACAGCCGAGCTCGCGCCGCTGATCTCGGCCGCGCCCGGCAAGCGGGCCGTGCTCGAACGGATGCACGCCGCATCCGGCATCGGACGGCGGCACACGGCGCTCCCGCTCGAGCGCTACCGGGAGCTCGGAACCTTCCGCGAGACGAACGACCTGTTCATCAGCTGCGCCACCGATCTCGCCGAGCGCGCACTGCGCACCGCGCTCGCGGAGAGCGGTCTCGAACCGCCGGACGTCGACTTCGTGATGTTCACGTCGGTCACGGGTATCTCTGCGCCGTCCGTCGACGCGCTCCTCGTGCAACGGCTCGGCCTGCGCGCCGACGTGAAGCGCCTTCCCTCGTTCGGCCTCGGTTGTGTAGGGGGAGCCGCGGGGCTCGCACGCGTCAACGACTACCTGGCGGGTCATCCCGGCGAGGTTGGCGTGCTGCTCAGCGTGGAGCTGTGCTCGCTCACGCTGCAGCGCGACGACGAGACGATGGCGAACTTCGTCGCGACCGGGTTGTTCGGGGACGGGGCTGCGGCCGTGGTGCTTGTGGGCGACGACCGGGGTGAGCCGGGCATCCGCGTCGTCGACACGCGAAGCTCGTTCTACCCGGACTCGACCGAGGTGATCGGGTGGAACGTCGGCGGCTCGGGCTTCGAGATCGTGCTCACCGCGGGCGTCGCGGACGTGATCGACAGGCACTTCCCCGCCGAGGTCGCTGCCTTCCTCGGCGACCACGGCATGACGGTGCAGGATGTCGCGACCTGGGTCGCACACCCCGGCGGCCCGCGCGTGCTCGAGGCGTTCGAGCGCTCGCTCGGGGTCGACCGTTCCGAGTTCGCGGCAAGTTGGGCCTCGCTGGACAAGGTGGGCAACCTCTCGTCGTCGGCGGTTCTCCACGTGCTCGCGGACACGATCGAGTCCGGGGCGTCGGGCCCCGGACTCCTGTTCGCGCTCGGGCCCGGGGTCAGCGCCGAGTTCGTCCTGCTGGAGCTGCCGTGA
- a CDS encoding cell wall-binding repeat-containing protein — MRSHISRMLAAVAAAVLLSVGLVVPAQAATGPAGDVYSLVNQQRAANGLGPLLTDPTLDFAAQVWAQYLADNGLFQHSSADWRSAMISGGGWTFSGENIAAGHTSASQVMNAWMNSAGHRANILNSSYVGVGVGYVKGGPYGHYWVQIFAGSQPRVIPGNAPVISGSASIGGTLNASLSGWPSDVSIGWRWESGGTVIPGATSSSYKPSLTDMGNTITATVTGTKYGHYPASKTSNPTAPVSGSVTSSRLAGSNRYETSAVISQSGFAPGVPIAYVASGLGFPDALGAAPAAAKLGGPLLLTETGTLPPSVDQELRRLQPGRIVVVGSTPSVDDTVLAQLEAIAPTTRVAGPDRYATSRAIVDDAFDSASVAYIATGLDFPDALTASAAAARLDGPVILVNGGLSTIDSSTVPLLQSLGVTTVRIVGGTDTVSGGIQSALSNAGFSVSRLSGANRYETANAINVQAFGTAPTVYLASGQTFPDALAGAALAGSKDAPLYLSASACIPESVSRALTSIQATQVVLLGGTPTLSSGVANFDRC; from the coding sequence GTGCGATCACACATCAGCAGGATGCTCGCCGCAGTTGCGGCGGCGGTGCTTCTCTCCGTGGGCCTCGTCGTGCCCGCCCAGGCGGCGACCGGCCCCGCCGGGGACGTCTACTCACTCGTCAACCAGCAGCGCGCCGCCAACGGCCTCGGCCCGCTGCTCACGGATCCCACGCTCGACTTCGCCGCGCAGGTCTGGGCGCAGTACCTCGCCGACAACGGTCTCTTCCAGCACAGCAGCGCCGACTGGCGATCGGCCATGATCTCCGGCGGCGGCTGGACCTTCTCCGGCGAGAACATCGCAGCGGGCCACACGTCCGCGTCGCAGGTGATGAACGCGTGGATGAACTCGGCGGGCCACCGTGCCAACATCCTGAACTCCAGCTACGTCGGCGTCGGCGTCGGATACGTCAAGGGTGGACCCTACGGCCACTACTGGGTGCAGATCTTTGCCGGCAGTCAGCCCCGTGTCATCCCGGGCAATGCTCCCGTGATCTCGGGGTCAGCATCGATCGGCGGCACCCTCAACGCCTCGCTGAGCGGCTGGCCCTCCGATGTGTCGATCGGCTGGCGCTGGGAGTCGGGGGGCACCGTCATCCCGGGCGCGACGTCCTCGAGCTACAAGCCCTCCCTGACCGACATGGGCAACACCATCACCGCCACGGTAACGGGCACCAAGTACGGCCACTACCCCGCGTCGAAGACCTCCAACCCGACTGCACCGGTCTCGGGATCCGTGACGTCGTCGCGGCTCGCCGGCTCGAACCGCTACGAGACCTCCGCCGTGATCTCGCAGAGCGGGTTCGCGCCGGGTGTCCCCATCGCCTACGTCGCCTCCGGCCTCGGGTTCCCGGACGCACTCGGGGCCGCCCCCGCCGCGGCCAAGCTCGGCGGGCCCCTCCTTCTCACCGAGACCGGCACCCTGCCGCCCTCCGTCGATCAGGAACTCCGTCGCCTGCAGCCTGGGCGCATCGTCGTCGTGGGCAGCACTCCGTCTGTGGATGACACCGTCCTCGCGCAGCTCGAAGCCATCGCCCCCACCACCAGGGTGGCCGGCCCCGATCGCTACGCCACCTCGCGGGCGATCGTCGACGACGCCTTCGACAGCGCCTCCGTCGCCTACATCGCGACCGGCCTGGACTTCCCGGACGCCCTCACCGCGAGTGCGGCCGCCGCCCGGCTCGACGGACCCGTCATCCTCGTCAACGGCGGACTGTCGACGATCGACTCGTCCACGGTGCCGCTCCTGCAGTCGCTGGGGGTCACGACGGTACGGATCGTCGGGGGCACGGACACCGTGAGTGGTGGCATCCAGTCGGCCCTCTCCAACGCAGGATTCTCGGTCAGTCGCCTCTCGGGAGCGAACCGCTACGAGACGGCCAACGCCATCAACGTGCAGGCGTTCGGCACTGCTCCCACTGTGTACCTGGCATCGGGCCAGACCTTCCCCGACGCGTTGGCTGGCGCAGCACTCGCCGGAAGCAAGGATGCTCCGCTCTACCTCTCGGCGAGTGCGTGCATCCCGGAGTCGGTGTCGCGAGCCCTCACCTCGATCCAGGCCACACAGGTGGTTCTGCTCGGTGGAACCCCGACCCTGAGCTCCGGAGTGGCCAACTTCGACCGCTGCTAG